In one Lycorma delicatula isolate Av1 chromosome 5, ASM4794821v1, whole genome shotgun sequence genomic region, the following are encoded:
- the Rpp21 gene encoding ribonuclease P protein subunit Rpp21 codes for MSSKKSTQSSATFQRMNYIYQLMNVSMMLKNNTGSLLSSNYGKLLLSIGRKGLSRMEPEIKRTICKGCNVLLIPGETASVRLHKKPASRIVWKCLKCSSIRRYNLRPGYELWAEKDEAVIETVSPSDNKEDKSKDKNSEKKA; via the coding sequence ATGAGCTCCAAAAAAAGTACTCAAAGTAGTGCTACATTTCAACgaatgaattatatatatcaaCTGATGAATGTTTCCATGATGCTTAAAAACAATACTGGAAGTTTGTTATCTTCAAATTATGGTAAATTATTGCTGAGTATTGGCAGAAAAGGCTTAAGTAGAATGGAACCAGAAATTAAGAGAACTATTTGTAAAGGTTGTAATGTTTTGCTTATTCCCGGTGAAACAGCTAGTGTTCGATTGCATAAAAAACCAGCCTCGAGAATAGTTTGGAAATGTTTGAAATGCTCTTCGATTCGTCGTTATAATTTAAGACCTGGCTATGAATTATGGGCAGAAAAGGATGAAGCTGTTATTGAAACAGTTTCTCCTAGTGATAATAAGGAGGATAAAAGTAAAGATAAGAATAGTGAAAAAAAGGCATAG